In Streptomyces chartreusis, the following proteins share a genomic window:
- a CDS encoding NUDIX hydrolase produces the protein MRKKLRVAAYALCVRDGQLLLARSPAPGGGFEWVLPGGGMEHGEDPYDTVVREVEEETGYLAEPTALLGIDSSRRVLPARFGRGVDHHGVRLVYEARITGGELRFEADGSTDMAAWHPVAAVSELTCVSMVGKGLAMWRERPAAGRIGAVRK, from the coding sequence GTGCGGAAGAAGTTGAGGGTGGCGGCCTACGCCCTATGCGTTCGTGACGGACAGCTCCTCCTCGCGCGTTCCCCCGCGCCCGGCGGCGGCTTCGAATGGGTGCTGCCCGGCGGCGGCATGGAACACGGGGAGGATCCCTACGACACCGTCGTGCGGGAGGTGGAGGAGGAGACCGGCTACCTCGCCGAGCCGACCGCCCTGCTCGGCATCGACTCCTCCCGGCGCGTGCTCCCGGCCCGCTTCGGCCGGGGCGTCGACCACCACGGCGTACGGCTCGTCTACGAGGCCCGGATCACCGGCGGCGAACTGCGCTTCGAGGCCGACGGATCCACCGACATGGCGGCCTGGCACCCGGTGGCCGCGGTGTCGGAGCTGACCTGTGTCTCCATGGTCGGCAAGGGCCTGGCGATGTGGCGCGAGCGGCCCGCGGCGGGACGGATCGGAGCCGTCCGGAAGTAG
- a CDS encoding TIGR03767 family metallophosphoesterase, whose translation MSRIRSVASSALGVHRRTLLAATGAVTLSAGVGYALRPTDSEAATTHGAASAPEAAADNAAAEAPVGASRRVPVALAPYTRGTTVASVATPQGSGGYRRLADGPGWKRVVRENLAAAKSGRESRRTALASFVQLTDLHLIDAQHPLRLEYLRSTDVHAWRPQEALTVPGAVALVERINALRGAPVTGAPLHFAMTTGDNTDNNCKSELDWFLTVMSGGRVTPNTGDPRQYEGVQNSGLKLYWQADDSVRDADKQLGFPHIDGYLAAAIREMRSPGLNIPWYSTVGNHDAMPLGTYASHSDSYLTDLAVGGKKLMNVSAADAKKLQDSLKQDKDPRGTVFKDFLKAHARSMRSVTPDENRAPFTPKDYLRAHLNPAHRGHGPVGHGYSTANLDAGTQYYSFRIADDVIGISLDTTDPGGHYEGSIGTAQFRWLDRTLRENKDSYAIIFSHHTSGTMDNLRRDPARPGERRVGGAELLQLLGKHRNVLAWVNGHIHKNVITPHSGTGGHAFWEISTASHVDFPQLARIIEVVDNNDGTISLFTTLIESSAPHRTSFTDLSQTGLAALYRELSLNAPGASAKLGGDRKDRNTELVLKKG comes from the coding sequence ATGTCGCGCATACGCTCTGTCGCCAGCTCCGCGCTGGGGGTCCACCGCCGTACCCTGCTCGCCGCCACCGGTGCGGTGACCCTCTCCGCGGGCGTCGGCTACGCCCTGCGGCCCACGGACAGTGAGGCCGCCACCACCCACGGCGCCGCGAGCGCGCCGGAGGCGGCAGCGGACAACGCCGCCGCCGAGGCGCCCGTAGGTGCCTCCCGCAGGGTGCCGGTCGCCCTCGCGCCGTACACCCGCGGCACGACCGTCGCGAGTGTCGCCACACCGCAGGGCAGCGGCGGCTACCGCCGGCTCGCCGACGGCCCCGGCTGGAAGCGGGTCGTCCGCGAGAACCTGGCCGCCGCCAAGTCCGGCCGCGAGAGCCGCCGTACGGCGCTCGCCTCCTTCGTGCAGCTCACCGACCTGCACCTGATCGACGCCCAGCACCCGCTGCGCCTGGAGTACCTGCGCTCCACCGACGTGCACGCCTGGCGCCCGCAGGAGGCGCTGACCGTGCCCGGTGCCGTCGCGCTCGTCGAGCGGATCAACGCGCTGCGGGGCGCCCCCGTCACCGGCGCCCCGCTCCACTTCGCCATGACCACCGGCGACAACACGGACAACAACTGCAAGTCCGAGCTGGACTGGTTCCTGACGGTGATGAGCGGCGGCCGCGTCACCCCCAACACGGGCGACCCGCGGCAGTACGAGGGCGTCCAGAACAGCGGCCTGAAGCTGTACTGGCAGGCCGACGACTCCGTGCGCGACGCCGACAAGCAGCTCGGCTTCCCGCACATCGACGGCTACCTCGCCGCCGCGATCCGCGAGATGCGCAGCCCCGGCCTGAACATCCCGTGGTACTCGACCGTCGGCAACCACGACGCGATGCCGCTGGGCACCTACGCCTCGCACAGCGACTCCTACCTCACCGACCTCGCCGTCGGCGGCAAGAAGCTGATGAACGTCTCCGCCGCGGACGCCAAGAAGCTCCAGGACTCCCTCAAGCAGGACAAGGACCCGAGGGGCACCGTCTTCAAGGACTTCCTCAAGGCCCACGCCCGCTCCATGCGCTCGGTCACGCCCGACGAGAACCGCGCCCCGTTCACGCCCAAGGACTACCTCCGCGCCCACCTGAACCCGGCCCACCGCGGCCACGGCCCGGTCGGCCACGGCTACTCGACGGCCAACCTGGACGCGGGCACCCAGTACTACAGCTTCCGCATCGCCGACGACGTCATCGGCATCAGCCTCGACACCACCGACCCGGGCGGCCACTACGAAGGGTCCATCGGGACGGCCCAGTTCAGGTGGCTGGACCGGACGCTGCGGGAGAACAAGGACTCGTACGCGATCATCTTCAGCCATCACACCAGCGGGACGATGGACAACCTGCGCCGCGACCCGGCCCGCCCGGGCGAGCGGCGGGTGGGCGGGGCCGAGCTGCTCCAGCTGCTCGGCAAGCACCGTAACGTGCTGGCCTGGGTGAACGGCCACATCCACAAGAACGTCATCACCCCGCACTCCGGCACCGGCGGCCACGCGTTCTGGGAGATCTCCACCGCCTCCCACGTCGACTTCCCCCAGCTCGCCCGGATCATCGAGGTGGTGGACAACAACGACGGCACGATCTCCCTGTTCACCACGCTGATCGAGTCCTCGGCCCCGCACCGCACCAGCTTCACCGACCTCTCCCAGACGGGCCTGGCCGCCCTCTACCGGGAGCTGTCCCTCAACGCCCCCGGCGCGAGCGCCAAGCTGGGCGGCGACCGCAAGGACCGCAACACCGAGCTGGTCCTCAAGAAGGGCTGA
- a CDS encoding serine hydrolase domain-containing protein yields MSVRTTRAVLVAATAVALSAALVAPALAAVPAGSGHEATRKAAEAAVGAGVPGVTVTARDGHGTWSATAGVGNLATGAPRSADDRYRVGSITKTFVATVLLQLESEGRLSLDDSVDKWLPGLVRGNGHDGREVTLRQLLNHTSGIFNYTADEGFGRTYFLKDGFFEHRYDTKKPAELVALAMTHAPDFAPGTSWNYSNTNYVLAGMVIEKATGRPYGAEVRDRIIKPLHLTGTSVPGTRVSVPGPSSRAYSKLAETATGPTYDVTRINPSIAYSAGEMISDSTDLGRFYAALLRGKLLPRKQLAEMTRTVAVDERNGYGLGLMKSELSCGVTVWGHGGGIHGSVSEAVTTKDGRHSLAFNLNGDWSGDTAAVIEAEFCGTGKAPERTVSRGPDLT; encoded by the coding sequence ATGAGCGTACGTACGACCCGCGCGGTTCTCGTGGCGGCGACGGCGGTGGCGCTGTCGGCGGCCCTCGTGGCCCCCGCGCTGGCGGCGGTGCCCGCCGGCTCCGGCCACGAGGCGACCCGGAAGGCCGCAGAGGCCGCGGTCGGGGCGGGCGTCCCCGGCGTGACGGTGACGGCGAGGGACGGTCACGGCACCTGGTCGGCGACGGCGGGCGTCGGCAACCTCGCGACGGGGGCGCCGCGTTCGGCCGACGACCGCTACCGGGTGGGCAGCATCACCAAGACCTTCGTCGCCACCGTGCTGCTCCAGCTGGAGTCCGAGGGCCGGCTGTCGCTGGACGACAGCGTGGACAAGTGGCTGCCGGGCCTGGTGCGCGGCAACGGCCACGACGGCCGTGAGGTCACCCTGCGTCAGCTCCTGAACCACACCAGCGGCATCTTCAACTACACCGCCGACGAGGGCTTCGGCCGCACCTACTTCCTGAAGGACGGCTTCTTCGAGCACCGCTACGACACCAAGAAGCCCGCGGAACTCGTCGCCCTCGCCATGACCCACGCGCCGGACTTCGCGCCGGGCACGTCGTGGAACTACTCCAACACCAACTACGTTCTTGCCGGCATGGTGATCGAGAAGGCGACCGGACGCCCCTACGGCGCCGAGGTCCGCGACCGCATCATCAAGCCCCTGCACCTGACCGGCACCTCCGTGCCGGGCACGCGCGTGAGCGTGCCGGGCCCCAGCAGCCGGGCCTACTCCAAGCTGGCCGAGACGGCGACGGGCCCGACGTACGACGTCACACGGATCAACCCGTCGATCGCCTACTCGGCCGGCGAGATGATCTCCGACTCCACCGACCTCGGCCGCTTCTACGCGGCCCTGCTGCGCGGCAAGCTCCTGCCCCGCAAGCAGCTGGCCGAGATGACCAGGACCGTCGCCGTCGACGAGCGCAACGGCTACGGCCTCGGCCTGATGAAGTCCGAACTGTCCTGCGGGGTCACCGTCTGGGGCCACGGCGGCGGCATCCACGGCTCCGTCTCGGAGGCGGTCACCACCAAGGACGGCCGCCACTCCCTCGCCTTCAACCTCAACGGCGACTGGTCGGGGGACACGGCGGCGGTGATCGAGGCGGAGTTCTGCGGCACGGGCAAGGCGCCCGAGCGCACCGTCTCGCGCGGCCCGGACCTCACCTGA
- the pepN gene encoding aminopeptidase N — protein sequence MPGENLSRDEARERAALLSVDGYDVSLDVRSALGDEGSENGGPRTFRSVTTIRFRCNEPGATSFADLIAPSVTAVSLNGKDLGPSEVFDGSRIVLEDLAADNELVVDAQCAYSRTGEGLHRFVDPEDGEVYLYTQYEPADSRRVFANFEQPDLKAPFRFEVRAPQAWTVWSNGSGELADGTWRFAETKPISTYITCVVAGPYHYVTDSYERTLADGSTLRIPLGAMCRKGLAPYFDADDIFLVTKQGLDFFHEHFDYPYPFGKYDQAFVPEYNLGAMENPGMVTFREEFVFRGKVTQASYEGRANVILHEMAHMWFGDLVTMVWWDDLWLKESFADFMGTFANVGATRFKNAWITFANRRKAWAYRADQLPSTHPITADIRDLQDAKLNFDGITYAKGASVLKQLVAYVGQDAFLEGARRYFKRHAYGNTRLGDLLSVLEETSGRDMGAWARSWLQTAGVNSLTPQVLLDGEGRVSELAVVQEAAESHPELRPHRVAVGLYRRTADGALERYARAETDVDGPRSIVTELVGAEAPELVLVNDDDLTFCKTRFDDTSLATLRAALGEMTDPLARALCWSALWNMTRDALLPAREFIDLVLRFAHRESDIGVLQMLHAWADSALTLYAAPEWRAEGTRLLAEGASAQLYAAEHGSEHQLAWARFFARVTDEPGFGLLTGLLDGSATVEGLAVDQELRWALLDTLATYGVVGEKELAAELARDDTASGRRHQVRCLAARPSEAVKAQAWAQVVESDALSNALVEATIAGFVQPSQRELLAPYAEKYFAVIERVWDERSIQIGMDVVRGLFPGLQQSPATLEATDAWLTAHEDAAPALRRLVLEARDDLARALRGQACDAAASTG from the coding sequence GTGCCCGGTGAGAATCTGTCCCGCGACGAGGCCCGGGAGCGGGCCGCCCTGCTGTCCGTCGACGGGTACGACGTGTCCCTCGACGTCCGTTCCGCGCTCGGCGACGAGGGCTCCGAGAACGGCGGGCCGCGCACCTTCCGCTCGGTGACCACGATCCGCTTCCGCTGCAACGAGCCCGGCGCGACGAGCTTCGCGGACCTGATCGCGCCGAGCGTGACGGCCGTCTCCCTCAACGGCAAGGACCTCGGCCCGAGCGAGGTCTTCGACGGCTCGCGGATCGTCCTCGAGGACCTGGCCGCCGACAACGAACTCGTCGTCGACGCCCAGTGCGCCTACTCCCGCACGGGAGAGGGCCTGCACCGCTTCGTCGACCCCGAGGACGGCGAGGTCTACCTCTACACGCAGTACGAGCCCGCCGACTCCCGCCGGGTCTTCGCCAACTTCGAGCAGCCCGACCTCAAGGCGCCCTTCCGCTTCGAGGTGCGGGCGCCTCAGGCGTGGACGGTGTGGAGCAACGGCAGCGGTGAACTCGCGGACGGGACCTGGAGGTTCGCGGAGACGAAGCCGATCTCGACGTACATCACCTGTGTCGTGGCGGGCCCGTACCACTACGTCACGGACTCCTACGAGCGCACTCTCGCCGACGGCTCGACGCTGCGGATCCCGCTGGGCGCGATGTGCCGCAAGGGTCTCGCGCCGTACTTCGACGCCGACGACATCTTCCTGGTCACCAAGCAGGGCCTGGACTTCTTCCACGAGCACTTCGACTACCCGTACCCCTTCGGGAAGTACGACCAGGCGTTCGTGCCGGAGTACAACCTGGGCGCGATGGAGAACCCGGGGATGGTGACGTTCCGGGAGGAGTTCGTCTTCCGCGGCAAGGTGACGCAGGCGTCGTACGAGGGCCGGGCGAACGTCATCCTGCACGAGATGGCGCACATGTGGTTCGGCGACCTGGTCACGATGGTGTGGTGGGACGACCTGTGGCTGAAGGAGTCCTTCGCGGACTTCATGGGCACCTTCGCCAACGTCGGCGCGACGCGGTTCAAGAACGCCTGGATCACCTTCGCCAACCGCCGCAAGGCCTGGGCGTACCGGGCCGACCAGCTGCCGTCCACGCACCCGATCACGGCGGACATCCGCGACCTCCAGGACGCCAAGCTCAACTTCGACGGCATCACGTACGCCAAGGGCGCCTCGGTCCTTAAGCAGCTGGTGGCGTACGTCGGGCAGGACGCGTTCCTGGAGGGCGCGCGGCGCTACTTCAAGCGGCACGCGTACGGCAACACCCGGCTCGGGGACCTGCTGTCGGTGCTGGAGGAGACCAGCGGCCGGGACATGGGCGCGTGGGCGCGTTCCTGGCTGCAGACGGCGGGCGTGAACTCGCTGACCCCGCAGGTGCTGCTGGACGGCGAGGGCCGGGTGAGCGAGCTGGCGGTGGTGCAGGAGGCCGCCGAGTCGCACCCGGAGCTGCGCCCGCACCGGGTGGCCGTGGGTCTGTACCGGCGCACCGCGGACGGCGCGCTGGAGCGGTACGCCCGGGCCGAGACGGACGTGGACGGGCCGCGCTCGATCGTGACGGAGCTGGTGGGCGCCGAGGCGCCGGAGCTGGTGCTGGTCAACGACGACGACCTGACGTTCTGCAAGACCCGCTTCGACGACACCTCGCTCGCGACGCTGCGGGCCGCGCTCGGCGAGATGACGGACCCGCTGGCGCGTGCCCTGTGCTGGTCGGCGCTGTGGAACATGACACGGGACGCGCTGCTGCCGGCACGGGAGTTCATCGACCTGGTGCTGAGGTTCGCGCACCGGGAGTCCGACATCGGCGTCCTTCAGATGCTGCACGCGTGGGCGGACTCGGCGCTGACGCTCTACGCGGCGCCGGAGTGGCGCGCGGAGGGCACCCGGCTGCTGGCCGAGGGCGCCTCGGCGCAGCTGTACGCGGCCGAGCACGGCAGCGAGCACCAGCTGGCGTGGGCGCGGTTCTTCGCCCGGGTGACGGACGAGCCGGGCTTCGGGCTGCTGACGGGCCTGCTGGACGGTTCGGCGACGGTCGAGGGTCTCGCCGTGGACCAGGAGCTGCGCTGGGCGCTGCTGGACACGCTGGCCACGTACGGCGTCGTCGGCGAGAAGGAGCTGGCGGCGGAGCTGGCCCGCGACGACACGGCGTCGGGCAGGCGGCACCAGGTGCGCTGCCTGGCCGCGCGGCCGTCGGAGGCGGTGAAGGCGCAGGCGTGGGCGCAGGTCGTCGAGTCGGACGCGCTGTCCAACGCGCTGGTGGAGGCGACCATCGCGGGCTTCGTCCAGCCGTCCCAGCGGGAGCTGCTGGCGCCGTACGCCGAGAAGTACTTCGCGGTGATCGAGCGGGTGTGGGACGAGCGGTCCATCCAGATCGGCATGGATGTGGTCCGGGGTCTGTTCCCGGGGCTCCAGCAGTCACCGGCCACCCTGGAGGCGACGGACGCCTGGCTCACGGCGCACGAGGACGCGGCTCCGGCGCTGCGGCGGCTGGTGCTGGAGGCGCGGGACGATCTGGCACGGGCGCTGCGGGGGCAGGCGTGTGACGCGGCGGCGTCAACCGGCTGA
- a CDS encoding DsbA family protein, translating into MSDKTPVDFWFDPLCPWAWMTSRWVLEVEKVRDIEVRWHVMSLAVLNEDKLDDLPAEYRDLLETKAWGPVRVVIAAQEEHGAEVLGDLYTALGTRIHNQGEGPGKEAVAAAVKEAGLPESLMEHWDGTPYEPQLRASHKEGIDKVGQEVGTPVIAVPGDDGEQIAFFGPVVTPAPKGEEAAKLWDGTLAVASVPGFYEIKRTRTKGPDFSNL; encoded by the coding sequence ATGTCGGACAAGACCCCCGTCGACTTCTGGTTCGACCCGCTGTGCCCCTGGGCCTGGATGACCTCACGCTGGGTCCTGGAGGTGGAGAAGGTCCGTGACATCGAGGTCCGCTGGCACGTGATGAGCCTCGCCGTCCTCAACGAGGACAAGCTGGACGACCTTCCCGCGGAGTACCGCGACCTGCTGGAGACCAAGGCGTGGGGCCCGGTCCGGGTCGTCATCGCCGCGCAGGAGGAGCACGGCGCCGAGGTGCTCGGCGACCTCTACACCGCGCTCGGCACCCGCATCCACAACCAGGGCGAGGGCCCCGGCAAGGAGGCGGTCGCCGCCGCCGTGAAGGAGGCCGGCCTGCCCGAGTCCCTCATGGAGCACTGGGACGGCACCCCCTACGAGCCGCAGCTGCGCGCCTCCCACAAGGAGGGCATCGACAAGGTCGGCCAGGAGGTCGGCACGCCGGTCATCGCCGTCCCCGGCGACGACGGCGAGCAGATCGCCTTCTTCGGACCCGTCGTCACCCCCGCCCCCAAGGGCGAGGAAGCCGCCAAGCTCTGGGACGGCACCCTCGCCGTGGCGTCCGTGCCGGGCTTCTACGAGATCAAGCGCACCCGCACCAAGGGCCCGGACTTCAGCAACCTGTAG
- a CDS encoding glycerophosphodiester phosphodiesterase family protein encodes MHPRRRSLLLAAAGTTATAAVPATATAAPGSRPGRRPLVIGHRGAAGWRPEHTAASYTYAVQTGADWIEPDLVPTKDHVLVVRHENEISGTTDVSEHPEFAGRRTTKTVDGRAVTGWFTEDFTLAELKTLRAVERLPLVRNRNTVFDGREEVLTFQEVVDLARRLSKTYGRTVAVFPETKHPTYFRSLGLPLEPELARLIRRNRLGRRECVVQSFEPTSLKRIAAERLGLDLWQALGTTGGPYDLVSSGDPTTYKDMMTPAGLARISAYAGWIGPDKSSLAGTSLLADAHAAGLRVGPYTFRAENQFLPADLRRGTGPNDFGDAFAEYALYYGLGVDAVVTDFPDLAVMARRG; translated from the coding sequence ATGCACCCGAGACGTAGATCCCTGCTGCTCGCGGCCGCCGGCACCACGGCGACCGCCGCCGTACCCGCGACCGCCACCGCCGCACCCGGGTCCCGCCCCGGGCGGCGGCCGCTCGTCATCGGCCATCGCGGCGCGGCCGGCTGGCGTCCCGAGCACACGGCGGCCTCGTACACGTACGCCGTGCAGACCGGCGCCGACTGGATCGAGCCGGACCTGGTGCCGACGAAGGACCATGTGCTGGTGGTCCGGCACGAGAACGAGATCTCGGGGACCACCGACGTGTCGGAGCACCCGGAGTTCGCGGGGCGCCGGACGACGAAGACCGTGGACGGGCGGGCGGTGACGGGCTGGTTCACCGAGGACTTCACGCTGGCGGAGCTGAAGACACTGCGGGCGGTGGAGCGGCTGCCGCTCGTCCGCAACCGCAACACCGTGTTCGACGGCCGTGAGGAGGTCCTCACCTTCCAGGAGGTCGTCGACCTGGCGCGCCGGCTCTCGAAGACGTACGGCCGGACGGTCGCCGTGTTCCCGGAGACCAAGCACCCGACGTACTTCCGCTCGCTGGGCCTGCCGCTGGAGCCGGAGCTGGCGCGGCTGATCCGGCGCAACCGGCTGGGGCGGCGCGAGTGCGTGGTGCAGTCGTTCGAGCCGACGAGCCTGAAGCGGATCGCGGCCGAGCGGCTGGGGCTGGATCTGTGGCAGGCGCTGGGGACCACGGGCGGGCCCTACGACCTGGTCTCGTCCGGTGATCCGACGACGTACAAGGACATGATGACCCCGGCGGGGCTGGCGCGGATCTCGGCGTACGCCGGGTGGATCGGCCCGGACAAGTCCTCGCTCGCCGGCACGTCCCTGCTCGCGGACGCGCACGCGGCGGGGCTGCGGGTGGGGCCGTACACCTTCCGCGCGGAGAACCAGTTCCTGCCGGCGGACCTGCGGCGGGGAACCGGACCGAACGATTTCGGGGACGCGTTCGCGGAGTACGCGCTGTACTACGGGCTGGGGGTCGACGCCGTGGTGACCGACTTCCCCGATCTGGCGGTGATGGCGAGGAGGGGTTGA
- a CDS encoding FGGY-family carbohydrate kinase has product MYVGIDVGTSMVKAAAFDSTGRELAVESRPVGLTLHGGFVEQDMEEVYGAVVAVLEEVTARVPEPVELAGLTGQGDGVWLVDAQGRPVRAAASWMDGRAHELVDRWLADGTFETVFRRTGSAMFPGCPGPLLAWLESHEPKALDAAAAALYCKDMVFHRLTGAGPTTDVSDASMPFLDPRTRSYDNRVVELLGLTHRRGLLAPVSDPVATAPALGEGLAAGTRLANGPYDLPACALGAGVTSPGDGLLIVGTCLASLVATTDLDLTGEPAGLYISTDRPGHWLRAMPAMVGTAALDWVLSTTGVRHEEVDGLLAETPPGAHGVRVLPYFAPSGERAPFVEPRLRAELTGVSLESTRADLVRATCEGIGYAARHCLEAAGLSGTLAVCGGGTRSPAWMRLLADVLGRPLRVVEGEVGARGAVLAAAERYGEALDAGAWTRPTAVVEPDAARAAYYAREYEEHLTRLSEARGRARA; this is encoded by the coding sequence ATGTACGTCGGGATCGACGTAGGTACGTCCATGGTGAAGGCTGCCGCGTTCGACAGCACCGGTCGTGAACTCGCCGTCGAATCGCGGCCGGTGGGGCTCACCCTGCACGGCGGGTTCGTGGAGCAGGACATGGAGGAGGTGTACGGGGCGGTCGTCGCCGTGCTGGAGGAGGTGACGGCCCGGGTGCCCGAGCCGGTCGAGCTGGCCGGGCTGACCGGGCAGGGCGACGGGGTGTGGCTGGTCGACGCGCAGGGGCGGCCGGTGCGGGCGGCGGCGTCCTGGATGGACGGGCGGGCGCACGAGCTGGTCGACCGGTGGCTGGCGGACGGCACGTTCGAGACGGTGTTCCGGCGCACCGGCAGCGCGATGTTCCCCGGCTGTCCGGGGCCGTTGCTGGCGTGGCTGGAGAGCCATGAGCCGAAGGCGCTGGATGCCGCGGCGGCCGCGCTGTACTGCAAGGACATGGTGTTCCACCGGCTGACGGGGGCGGGGCCGACCACCGATGTGTCGGACGCCTCGATGCCGTTCCTGGACCCGCGGACGCGGAGTTACGACAACCGGGTCGTGGAGCTGCTCGGGCTGACCCACCGGCGTGGCCTGCTCGCGCCGGTCAGTGATCCGGTCGCGACGGCGCCGGCGCTCGGCGAGGGCCTGGCGGCCGGGACCCGGCTCGCGAACGGGCCGTACGACCTGCCGGCCTGCGCGCTGGGCGCGGGCGTGACCTCGCCCGGCGACGGTCTCCTCATCGTCGGCACCTGTCTGGCCAGCCTCGTCGCCACCACCGACCTGGACCTGACCGGTGAGCCGGCCGGCCTGTACATCAGCACCGACCGGCCCGGGCACTGGCTGCGCGCGATGCCCGCGATGGTCGGTACGGCGGCGCTGGACTGGGTGCTGTCGACGACGGGCGTGCGGCACGAGGAGGTCGACGGGCTGCTGGCCGAGACCCCGCCGGGGGCGCACGGGGTGCGGGTGCTGCCGTACTTCGCGCCGTCGGGTGAGCGCGCGCCCTTCGTGGAGCCCCGGCTGCGTGCCGAACTCACCGGTGTCTCGCTGGAGTCGACCCGTGCCGACCTGGTCCGGGCGACCTGCGAGGGCATCGGCTACGCGGCCCGGCACTGCCTGGAGGCGGCCGGGCTGAGCGGGACGCTCGCCGTCTGCGGCGGCGGGACGCGCAGCCCGGCCTGGATGCGGCTGCTCGCCGACGTCCTGGGGCGGCCGCTCAGGGTCGTCGAGGGCGAGGTCGGCGCGCGCGGCGCGGTGCTCGCGGCGGCCGAGCGGTACGGCGAGGCACTGGACGCCGGGGCGTGGACGCGGCCGACGGCCGTCGTCGAGCCGGACGCGGCACGGGCCGCGTACTACGCGCGGGAGTACGAGGAACACCTGACCCGCCTGAGTGAGGCGCGCGGCCGGGCCCGCGCCTGA
- a CDS encoding 2-hydroxyacid dehydrogenase: MTNGNRVRVVAAGDHFILPSLIKDALGHELACDVSELTLGWPLEPFGAVAEVVEASDAEDELIEALAGAQVLVTQMGPVTERVLGACPELRLVVVCRGGPVNVNLDAAKRHDVRVCYAPGRNAAATAEFTVGMLLAALRRIPQAHHLLALRGSWDGSTYYTYDHSGLELEDLPVGLVGYGAVGSRVARALCAFGAQVMVYDPYARGEIHGLRLASLDELLRRSRVVTLHARLTAETRGLIGARELALLPRGAVVVNVARGPLLDEDALCAALEDGHLSAAALDTYVQEPLPPHSRLHALADRVVLTPHLGGASRAVAEKAAAIAAAEVGRWVRGEPLAHALT; the protein is encoded by the coding sequence ATGACCAACGGGAACCGCGTGCGCGTGGTGGCCGCCGGCGACCACTTCATCCTGCCGTCGCTCATCAAGGACGCGCTCGGTCATGAACTCGCCTGTGATGTGAGCGAGTTGACGCTCGGGTGGCCCTTGGAGCCGTTCGGGGCGGTGGCCGAGGTCGTGGAGGCCAGTGATGCCGAGGACGAGCTGATCGAGGCGCTCGCCGGGGCGCAGGTGCTGGTGACGCAGATGGGCCCGGTGACGGAACGCGTCCTCGGCGCGTGCCCGGAGCTGCGGCTGGTCGTGGTGTGCCGGGGCGGCCCGGTGAACGTCAACCTGGACGCGGCCAAGCGGCACGACGTGCGGGTCTGCTACGCGCCCGGCCGCAACGCCGCCGCCACCGCCGAGTTCACCGTCGGCATGCTGCTGGCCGCCCTGCGCCGCATCCCGCAGGCCCACCATCTGCTGGCGCTGCGGGGCAGCTGGGACGGCTCGACGTACTACACCTACGACCACAGCGGCCTGGAGCTGGAGGACCTGCCGGTCGGGCTCGTCGGCTACGGCGCCGTCGGCAGCCGGGTCGCGCGGGCGCTGTGCGCGTTCGGGGCGCAGGTGATGGTCTACGACCCCTACGCCCGCGGCGAGATCCACGGCCTGCGTCTCGCCTCCCTCGACGAACTCCTGCGCCGCTCCCGGGTGGTCACCCTGCACGCCCGGCTCACCGCGGAGACCCGCGGGCTGATCGGCGCCCGGGAGCTGGCCCTGCTGCCGCGGGGCGCGGTCGTCGTGAACGTGGCCCGCGGCCCGCTGCTGGACGAGGACGCGCTGTGCGCCGCCCTGGAGGACGGACACCTCTCGGCGGCGGCCCTGGACACCTACGTACAGGAGCCGCTGCCCCCGCACTCGCGGCTGCACGCCCTGGCCGACCGTGTCGTGCTGACCCCGCACCTGGGGGGCGCTTCGCGGGCGGTGGCGGAGAAGGCGGCGGCGATCGCGGCGGCGGAGGTCGGGCGCTGGGTGCGGGGGGAACCGTTGGCGCATGCGCTGACCTGA